A single window of Intrasporangium calvum DSM 43043 DNA harbors:
- a CDS encoding AAA family ATPase, giving the protein MTDVITGLSPEWESVVATTLESAAGVVVTRRCADVSELLAVAEAGLGECAVVSADLRGLDLTTVRRLSRAGLSVVGLCPPGDEGAERRLRQLDVPIVLSVDAGPESFGTALACPGPHRAGAPPSGSPSGGHGSEHQVVIPDHIPEDLLGPRAEVPSLPVGDRTAPQSPSHSRGIEAAREGELEVGWQPRGSETVSGSVGGPALPEPGDGSAGGRSTVIAVWGPTGAPGRTTVAVNVAVELAARGQEVLLVDADTYGGSIAQALGLLDEAPGLAAACRAADQGTLDLPALARLAPVVTPRLRVLTGLPKAERWPELRAAALERVLDLARELAAVVVIDCGFCLEDDEELSYDTTAPRRNEATLMALAHADSLLAVGGADPVALQRFVRALQELGSVPSPTPIPIVNRVRSSAVGSRPEERIAESLLRFAGLEGVSFVPDDAQTVDAALLAGRSVVEHAPDSRLRASFAELATAVAPWTRTRVRDRRGRRWRQGAKRMVSPANV; this is encoded by the coding sequence GTGACCGACGTGATCACCGGGCTGAGCCCGGAATGGGAGTCGGTCGTCGCAACGACGTTGGAGTCGGCGGCCGGGGTCGTGGTGACGCGACGGTGCGCGGACGTCTCGGAGCTCCTGGCGGTCGCCGAGGCGGGGCTGGGCGAGTGCGCGGTGGTCAGCGCGGACCTTCGTGGCCTCGACCTGACGACGGTACGGCGCCTGAGCCGGGCCGGGCTGAGCGTCGTGGGGCTCTGTCCTCCGGGTGACGAGGGGGCGGAGCGCCGGCTGCGCCAGCTGGACGTCCCGATCGTCCTGTCCGTCGACGCCGGCCCTGAGTCCTTCGGCACCGCGCTTGCCTGTCCGGGGCCGCACCGCGCAGGCGCACCACCGAGTGGAAGCCCGTCGGGTGGCCACGGCTCCGAACACCAGGTGGTCATTCCGGACCACATCCCCGAGGATCTCCTCGGGCCCCGGGCCGAAGTGCCGTCGCTGCCGGTCGGGGACAGGACAGCACCCCAGTCGCCGTCCCACTCGCGCGGGATCGAGGCCGCTCGGGAGGGGGAGCTCGAGGTGGGCTGGCAGCCGCGGGGCTCCGAGACCGTCTCCGGGTCCGTCGGCGGCCCGGCCCTCCCGGAGCCCGGGGACGGCAGTGCCGGGGGTCGGTCGACCGTCATCGCGGTCTGGGGACCCACCGGCGCGCCGGGCCGCACGACGGTCGCGGTGAACGTGGCCGTGGAGCTGGCCGCGCGCGGGCAGGAGGTCCTCCTCGTGGATGCGGACACCTACGGGGGGTCGATTGCCCAGGCGCTCGGCCTGCTGGACGAGGCGCCGGGCCTCGCGGCCGCCTGTCGTGCAGCAGACCAGGGCACCCTGGACCTGCCAGCGCTGGCTCGGCTCGCACCCGTGGTGACGCCGCGCCTCCGGGTCCTCACCGGGCTGCCCAAGGCGGAGCGATGGCCCGAGCTGCGGGCGGCCGCCCTCGAGCGGGTCCTGGATCTCGCGCGCGAGCTCGCGGCGGTCGTGGTCATCGACTGCGGATTCTGTCTCGAGGACGACGAGGAGCTCAGCTACGACACCACCGCACCTCGCCGCAACGAGGCGACCCTGATGGCCCTGGCGCATGCGGACTCCCTCTTGGCGGTCGGGGGAGCCGATCCGGTGGCACTCCAACGCTTCGTCAGGGCATTGCAGGAGCTTGGCTCGGTGCCCTCGCCCACCCCGATCCCGATAGTCAACCGGGTCCGGAGCAGCGCGGTGGGCTCCCGGCCCGAGGAGCGGATCGCTGAGTCACTCCTGCGCTTCGCCGGCCTCGAGGGGGTGTCGTTCGTGCCCGACGACGCGCAGACCGTCGACGCAGCCCTCCTCGCCGGCCGCTCGGTGGTCGAGCACGCCCCGGACTCCCGGCTGAGGGCGTCGTTCGCCGAGCTGGCCACGGCGGTCGCCCCGTGGACCCGGACCCGGGTCAGGGACCGGCGTGGCCGGCGGTGGCGTCAGGGTGCGAAGAGGATGGTGAGTCCGGCGAACGTGTAG
- a CDS encoding helix-turn-helix domain-containing protein produces MAQRFLQLAEVSEILNISSAQAYALVRSGELPAIKVGGRGQWRVEVTELETYIQRMYAETRSFVQAHPFGGAGEE; encoded by the coding sequence GTGGCCCAAAGGTTCCTCCAGCTGGCCGAGGTGTCCGAGATCCTCAACATCTCGTCTGCCCAGGCCTACGCCCTCGTGCGCTCCGGCGAGCTCCCCGCGATCAAAGTGGGCGGTCGAGGTCAGTGGCGGGTGGAGGTCACCGAGCTGGAGACCTACATCCAGCGGATGTACGCCGAGACTCGATCGTTCGTGCAGGCCCATCCGTTCGGCGGGGCCGGCGAGGAGTGA
- a CDS encoding Rv3235 family protein: MRKHHPSTVIPPQSSGFAGFSVRHIPDMAPRRISADDAWVYEAAPYTQEALALDFFPAMEDDFARQPTRSSDLPDPEPFVAKIAQAVVEVISGQRPATQLIRHASPTVYALLARRALVSTRRLTGGARRPAVVRRIRLCEPADGVVEACAVIVSHGRVRALAFRLEGLDGRWLMTQVAVG, translated from the coding sequence GTGAGGAAGCACCACCCGTCCACGGTGATCCCACCGCAGTCGTCGGGTTTCGCGGGGTTCAGCGTGCGACACATCCCTGACATGGCACCGCGCCGGATCAGCGCGGACGACGCCTGGGTGTACGAGGCGGCCCCGTACACCCAGGAAGCCCTGGCGCTCGACTTCTTCCCCGCCATGGAGGATGACTTCGCGCGGCAGCCGACCCGCTCGAGCGACCTCCCCGACCCCGAGCCGTTCGTCGCGAAGATCGCCCAGGCGGTCGTCGAGGTGATCTCCGGCCAGCGGCCCGCCACCCAGCTCATCCGGCATGCCAGTCCCACCGTGTACGCCCTCCTCGCGCGACGGGCCCTCGTGTCCACCCGGCGCCTGACCGGCGGTGCCCGGCGCCCCGCCGTGGTCCGCCGGATCCGCCTCTGCGAGCCGGCCGACGGCGTCGTGGAAGCCTGCGCGGTCATCGTGTCCCACGGGCGCGTGCGCGCGCTGGCCTTCCGCCTGGAAGGCCTGGACGGACGATGGTTGATGACGCAGGTCGCCGTCGGCTGA